The following are from one region of the Rhipicephalus microplus isolate Deutch F79 chromosome 1, USDA_Rmic, whole genome shotgun sequence genome:
- the cold gene encoding coiled: protein MRVVRTWEIVAAFSPVSKMLPWLFFFLGCVQSCFALECYVCTSQDKNNEKCTETIRTCDPSETRCLTEVRWGSTPYWAPSGEKQYYISKFCSTDEHCINQTIRYRERCDRIWYNDWECVECCTGDRCNYYVTLGAGLSRPSAWICLAAAAVALLASYNRES, encoded by the exons ATGCGCGTCGTGCGAACCTGGGAAATCGTGGCCGCATTTTCACCCGTTTCCAAGATGCTTCCTTGGTTATTCTTTTTTCTGGGATGCGTACAAAGCT GTTTCGCCCTGGAATGCTATGTGTGTACGAGCCAGGATAAAAATAACGAGAAATGCACGGAAACCATCAGAACGTGTGATCCCTCTGAAACACGTTGCCTTACCGAAGTTCGCTGGGGAA GTACACCTTACTGGGCCCCATCCGGTGAGAAGCAGTATTACATCAGCaagttttgttccactgatgaaCACTGCATCAATCAAACCATACggtatcgagaacgctgtgatcGCATCTGGTACAACGACTGGGAGTGTGTGGAATGCTGTACCGGTGACCGCTGCAACTATTATGTGACG CTTGGTGCGGGTCTCTCAAGGCCATCAGCGTGGATTTGCCTAGCTGCCGCTGCTGTTGCTCTCCTGGCCTCTTACAACAGGGAATCATGA